The stretch of DNA GCCGATCCGCAGGCATGGCTTCGTAGACGGACGATAGGGCTCGGACCGCAAAACCCAGCGTTCGCGGAATGGCGACCCAGTGCCCCTGCGCACGCCGGTAGCCCGCATCGGCAGCGCTCGATTGCAACGCCTCGAAAACCCGACAGCAGCCGTCTATATAGCCGTCAAACGATGCGTCCCGGTCTGCGGCGGCAAAGAAAGTCCCCAATGTTTGCCGGTATGATTCGAGATGGCCGATGGGATCCGGCAGCTCTTTGCGCTCACTCGCAGGTTGTGGATCGAGCCATTGCCGCACGACGCGCGGCCATTGGTCCTCCGCGTCACGCGGCGGAAAGACGTGACCCTGCTTGTCGAGATCGAACGGAAACCAGAAAACGATATCCAGATCAGGCGCCTGCTTTTTCTTCTGATCGGCGACAACCTCGCTCGGCCAGATCGTCCTGAAGGACTGGTTATCGGTGTGGTGAAAGACGAGCGCCATCGACAGGAGGTCGCCCACGAACTCCGGCTCGTCATCGAGTTCATCTTCATCGTCTGCGTCACTGGCCTCTGTCTCGTCGTCGGAATCAGCCATGTCGGATGGCGCAACCGGCAGCGCCTGCGAGCGGGGCGAATCGGCTTTATCGGCGCGTGCAATCAGGACTCGAAGCGCTTCACCTGCCCTCGGACCGTACCCGAGATTGAAATTACTCCATTTGAGTTTTCCTGGCTCGCTGACGGCAATCCGGATATCGACTCTCGCCATCCCGGATACATCGTCGGCAATCAGGCATTGGTGCCAGTACTTCAAGACATCGCGAGACAGAACGCGGACCGACCGGTCCCCGGCAAGTGCGAGGCGCCGAGGAGACGTTGGCGGAGACGAATCAGTATCAGACGCCGCGAGGACAGGAATCGGCTTCGTCCCAACATGGCTCCGCACCTCGTCAAATGGTTTGTTTTTGCCGGCGACAGGCTCATTCCTGGCAGGCGATGTCCTTATACCAAATGCTTCTGTGAGCACCCCTGATATGCTTTGCCAGATTTTTCCGAACATTTGCTTTCCGTATCTTTGATACTGACGCTATCGCTATTCATTGAATTTCAATCGCGCGTCGAACACACGACGTGACAGCGTGTCCATCCATCGCTGTGAATACCAAAACAATGTAAGTCGGTTTCGTGCCCATCCGAAATCCAGTCTCGACGTTCGTCAGTTTGTCGAAGCGAATCAGCTGAAAAAATTCACGCCATAGCCATCTGCACGCGATCTCATTGCATTAACGGCAATCGGTCAATCACCTTTAGCCGGTCTACACTATGGCGTGTTAACACTAATTGAATTAATGCCTCGGATGCGTGATAGTGTTGTTCATGGAGATCACACCTGAGCAATTTGCCCTTGTCGAACATTGTCTGCCCAAGCAGCGAGGCAACGTCAGCATGACCAATTTGCAAGTGGTCAACGCGATGCTGTACGTTGCAGAACATGGCTGCAAGTGGCGGGGCCTGCCAAAGCGGTTCGGCAACTGGCACACGATCTACACGCGCATGCGTCGCTGGACCCAGTCGGGTGTACTGGACAAGATGTTCGAGCAACTGCAGCGCGAGCAGGTCGTGCGCATCAAGATCGAGGCGGTGTCGCTGGACAGCACCAGCATCAAGGTGCATCCCGATGGGACAGGTGCGCTAAAAAAAACGGCCCCCAGGCTATCGGCAAGTCCCGAGGCGGATGGAACACCAAGATTCATATGGTTGCCGCGGATGCTCGAACGGCCGTAACGTTTGGCTTGTCCCCCGGGCAGGCGCACGATGCGCCAGAAGGTAGGCGGTTGCTCGCGAGCCTGGGCGCAACGAGTCGTCCCATTCACTTGCTGATGGACCGAGCCTATGAAGGCAACCAGACGCGTCAGCTCGCTCTGGACCTCGGTTTTATCCCGGTGGTCCCACCGATCAGCACCCGCATCGAACCCTGGGAATACGACCGAGAGATGTACAAGCGCCGCAACGAAGTCGAGCGCTTGTTTCGCCGCTTAAAAGGTTTTCGGAGGATATTTTCTCGCTTCGAAAAACTCGATGCGATGTTCCTCGGCTTTCTCAGCTTCGTGCTGGTTGTCGATGGTCTTCGTGTTTTGTGTTAACAGGACCTAGTCCTCGCGTTGGTCGCATCTGCCATTCGTATTTTTCGGGTTTCAAGGCGGACATAACCTGCTCAGAGACCTCACGAAATTACCGGACATATTCAGAACCACAGCCAATATAGCCATTTAGCATAATTACGAATTAGAATGGAAACGATGGCTTTCGACTATATTTCAGCACGCCCCTTGGGGCTCCACTCTCCATGAACAGAGAGTTCAGTGTTCAATGGCTGTAGACCCGATGCGGACGTCCAGCCTTCATGCGTTCTTTTGGGATGGTCCAGATTGCAGTTTCAAAGTCAATTTCGTTCCATGTGGCGTCGATAAATTCTGATTTACGGACAAGCGTCAGCAGCATGAACTTCACTGCGAGACGTAACGTTGACATAGTGGCTGTCTGCTCAAGAGCGTTGAAGAAGATATGAATCTCTTCCGGGTTCAGTGCCCTATCACGCGCCTTGAACGTGGCGATCGCACTGGGTCTGATGGACGCAGCCGGATTCTCGACCTTGATTCCCCTCGCCTGCACGAAGCGAAACACCTGCAGCACGATTTCCCTTGCGTGGACCGCCTGCGCAGCAGCACCGCGCTCCTTAATCTTCTCGCAACGTGCCATAAGTCGAGCCGGCGTGATTTCCTCCAGCTTCAGCTTGCCAAGTTCCGACGCGGGATTGCGCTCGTACACGGATTTGCGCATCGAGCACGTTGACTCCGCTAAGGCCGCTTCCGCGAAATACTTTTCGGCCCAATTTCCGAACGTGAAAGCGTCATTGGCTTCCACCCGCTTTTCGACTTTTGAGCGGGAGGGGCTATTCCCTTGCTGGATTTCCCTACGTGCCTGAGCAAGCAAAAGCCGAGCTTCCGCGAGGCCGACGGACATACCAAAACTCAATTCGTCTGCTTCACGTGCCTTCCGAGACGGAAGTTGCGGGTCATATCGGCCGATGACCAAGGTCTCCCGACGGCGATTCACTCGATAGTCATATCGGAAACTAATCGCACCGGAAGGCATTACGGCGACGTAAAGCCCCAGTTGGTCAGCCACTTTGTAGATTCTTTCACCGGGCTTTAGCGCCCGTAGTTGCATATCGGTGAGCATACAGCCTCCTCGAACGTATACCGTCAACCGATACCGTCATAGCAGTTTGACGGTATCGGGCAAGGCCATCCGAGGAGGGAACGTCAATACCGTCAACAGTACCGACATTCCCACCTGGCATTGCCCGGATCAACACAGATCTACACGGACAATAACCCCATGTTTTAAAAGGAAAAACACGAAAAACCGAGCTCTCGAAGCGACTTCGGAACAGTTTAGGTCATTCCCACTCAGATGTCAATTAGGTAGAAAATACAAATAAAATCAATCGCTTAGGTGAATGCATACGATCCGATGCCATGAAAAATACCATATTTAGAGGAATGCATGCCATGAGAAATTTGCAACTCGTCGTGAGTCTTCCCTCAATCGCGAAAGTGCCCATGTGAATCGAGATTTACGTATCCCCCCGACTCAACATTCTCAGACCGAATAGCTCCGGCCACAGTAAACTTGCGGGCTTCCGCATGCCGAACATCGTAGTGAAAGCCAATGGGGATTCTAAAAGAATATTTCCATTGCCTCAATTCGGGGGCCTCTCCGTGCTGCTCCTTGGTGTGGTCAAATATCCGTTGAGCATCGTCCGTCCAGAAATAATCCTTTGCGTGTTTTTTTGAGGTGTGCGGCTTGTAATGAATGCGATCAAACTCATTTTTCCGCCGATCACAACCGGCGTTGCACCCATCACCGTACCTTGTAGCCAAGTCCCATATATCTGATAGCTTTGTTGAAAAAGAAGACTCTGGTAGCAACAAAGGCGAGGCAATACTATCTGGCTGGACTACCCGCCTCCAGTCATCCTCATCGACCAAAGTTTCATTAACCTTGCTTATGAAGTCTTCAGGTGAGGGGTACGGAAGCGCCAACCATTGGCCAGGGAGCCATCGAAATCGGAAGTACGGCAAGAAGTGTGCGGCAGTCTCTTTCTTTGTGTCACCCCCTTGGTTTGTAATACCAAGCACGTGAACCGACTGATTTGCTGCTGTTGCGTTCGTCAATGCCACCCGTATGTCCGCCTCACGCATTTGAGATTTTGCGCCAGTAGGTGGAACAAAATGAACAATCCAGCCGTCGCTCCATACATGGACGCCCTTCTTGATTTCGCCCTTGATACGATCAGCCTGCGGCTTAGGCAAGCCGAAAATGATAGCCACTGGCATTGTCAGTCACGTCGAATCAATTTCAAAACAATATCGAGAGGCACCATGATGCGCGACACATCTTCTGGTCTCATCTGCATCAATCCAGCCAGGAAAGCATTTGTGTCTCTCGCTGTGACCGTATCTGGCTCTGACTTGGCTGATTGTGCCCCACACTCCCAAGAAGGACTGTTTTTTACGCCGACAGATTCTGCCCATCCCTTAATCCGTTGCGCAAGACGGGCAACCCTAAATATATGCCAAGCGCGTTCAAGGTGATTTATCTTCACCGCACGACTAAACGACCCAAGCGGAGCTTCTCCTGCATTCAGTGCGCCAAGTAATTCGTCGCGCTGCGCCATAGCCGTAACTGTGTTGGCAAAATCTCGTCTCTCAGTAAGAACATCTTCAAGAGTGAGGAAAGGAACCTGAATATCGGACTGCCCTTCCGCGTTTGCCCCATCTACAAAAAATTCATCCTTTTCTCTGGAGTACCAGTAGCATTGGCCCTCAGAAAGTATTTTGGTAAAGGCGTTAAATACATCCGTCCTAAACGAGATGCGCTCACGCTTGGTGGCAAGATCCGAGTCTTCCTTATCTACCTGATTCAGGAGATCAACATCCTGAGCCTTTACTACTAACGTGTCTTGCCCGGGGCGGCGGCGAGTTCTGATAACGGAGGGAAAGAGATCAAGAAAATCGACAAATTTGATGCGCTCATATCCCTCGGGCGGAAATTTAAGACCCAGTTGTTCAGCATTGCGAACAACCAAAGGCTTAAGCGGAGCGGCAGGCACCACGACAGAGGTGGCTCCTGATTTCTTGCTTAAATACTCTTCGAGAGCGGCCTGAACGACCGGTACCCAAGTTTCTTGCAGGCTCATGATCTTTTCTCTATCGAATGAAAAACGGGGCCAATGGCCCCGTTAGTGTATTTTGTCACGCCACCATACTTTCTTGGACGATACTCGAAGCGTGTTTAGTATGCTGTGGCGTTGGTTAGCACACTAGACAACCTCGTGTCGGAGAAAGCTTCCTTCCGGCCCTGTTGTGTTAAGCAATCTAGAAACGGAATTGTGCTCACTATACCATAACCACATCAGTTACGCTTGTTTGTGCCCCGCCCTTCCAGTCTACGAAACACGCCACGTGCCTCACTAAAAACACCGTTTGATGTGAAGCTAACTCAAATGTTCGTGGCGCATACTACCGGCAGGCTGAACAACGCACCCCAAGCATCCAGCGCCTGCCCTTGGATAGTCGGAATAAACGCTTTGCAGGGTGCGCTTGTCCAGCACCCATCCGCCATCCCACGGCCCGAGAATTTGTCTAAGCGAAGCATTCAAAGCAGTCATCCTTTCGCGCCAGATTAGGCGATTGCTAGCGTCAGCTGTCCAGTCGGGTCGGCGGCAGGCCGTACTTTGATCTCAATGTCGTACCCGAGACGACTCAGGCAGTCCATCAATTTTCGCTCAGAGAGGTTGGCAAAGTCACCACGCATCATCCCCGACACCTTCGGTTGTGGAATGCCCATGCGCCGACCGGCCTCTTCTCGGGTCAGGCCGAGACGACGCACGGCGCGGATGATCTCAATCACCAGCCCGGACTTGATCTTGAGCTTCTCGGCATTGGGCAGTCCGAGGTCGGCGAACACGTTGCCCGAGCTGGTGCCGATCTCGACGCCTTCAATCATGCGCTTTGTCATGTCGTAGCTCCTTTGCCCACACTCGCTCCATTCAACGAGTAGCCAGTCCATACCACTTCGAGTATGAAATCAAACAATCAAGACACGCACAGATTGCACCAATGTATCAAAGTGATATCATTATGTTTTACAACATCAGAAAGCCATCATGTTTAGCAAGATCGCGATTCGGAACATACCCAGCCAAATCTTTCGGGCACTTGAAACACTGGCTGACCTCCATGACCGCTCCACGGAGGCCGAAGCTCGGCAAGCGCTGCGAGCCTGGGTTGAGCCGCTGTTGGTTCAAGAAAGTCGAAACACCCGCCGCAAAGAAGTCGCAGAGCGACTCAACCGAATGCTGACGCAAGTCAACTCCGGCCAGCGAGGCACAAAGCTCACTCCATCACACATCGCCGAAGCCATTAAGGAGGAGCGAGCGGAAGATGTCGAGGACTGGTTTCTTGGGGAAAAGGAGCCGAGTTTTTCCCAACTGTCGGCCATCGCAAGCTTCCTAGGCGTCGATTCAGACTGGCTCAAGCATGGCGACAAAACGCTCTATCCACCCGCATATGAACGGTTGTCTGAGAACCCGTTCGAAGCCGTGGATTGGCTTCTGAGCTGGAACCTCGTCAACAACCAGAATGATGAAAAGCTCAAAACCTTGCACCTGATCCGAGCCGACAATCCCACCGGCGGGCTGTACATGGTGAAGGAATCCGACAAGGGTCACTTTCGGACGTTTTACACGCCGATTCATGTATCAGAGGAGATTGGTGCAGGCGGTGAAGCTTCACTAGCCGCGCTTTTCGTGACGCTCGAACTTCTGTACAAGCGCTACACCGCGATGGGTAGCGGCATCATGGTTCTAGGTTACCAACTGCGGCCCGACGACATCGCGCAATTGACCAATGGAAACACTCACCCCGGGTCTCTGCTCAAGGAGGGATCGCGGTCTATGTGGTGGGAGGACATATGGGATCACGAGATGGCACCGAAGCATGACTACTGGCCGGGCTGGAAATCGCTGTACGAGCGCGTAGAGCGAGTGATCTCGGCCCGAACACATCTGAACGAATTGCGGGCACAGATTCGTCAAGGCGCGACAACGATGGCTAGCAGCGACAATTAACCCCCTGCCGCGCACAAGACCATCATGAGTGGCCAAGCTCCTGCCGAGCCGATTAGTCGTTGATTGAATCTAATCATCCTTTTTTAGCCTTGCATCTGGCGATGGCCTCCGACACGGTTTCACCAGGCTGAAGGTCGTACAGCTCGCGGGCGTTGGTCGTGGTGATAAACGGCGGGACTTCCGCGCTGGGGCCGTCATCGTCCAGGAATGCCGGCTCTTCTTGTGCCCGATCATCGGCGATGCCGCCAGGGCCGCTCATTGCGCAGTTCCCGGAATAAGTCGAGCGGCCTGCTGCTTGATCGAGGCGATATCGTGTGGCCTAGGCTGCGGCCCACCTGATACCTGGCAATTCAGCAAGACGCAGGCGCTCGTCATCGCCTCAAGAAGATCCACGACTTCACGGCGAGGGCGGCGCACTCTGCCTTGAGTCTGAGCCTCGGCAACCGCCAGCATGTCATGCAAGACCTCGGCGTACTGTTTGACTCGTTCACTCGTGATAACGGTATTCATGGCTATTTCTCCTGGCGTCAATCAAAAACGGATTTAGGGCTTACATCACTGCTGCCGGTGCTGGCCGGCATGGACGAACCGAGTCCCCTCTCATCGGCACCGGCCTCTGTCTTGTTGACGAAGGCTGATACCTCATCGGTTGCGCCACTCAGGCTATCCCCCGCGAATGCTGGCTCCGAGGTGTCCCTGGCCTTAATCGCCGCCGCGATCTTGCCGCCCGTGGTTTCGCTGATGCGATCCATCGCAGTGTCCTTCATCGAGCTGGCCTTGGCCTTGGCAACGTCCCACGACCCTTGCGCCAGGTTGCCAGCCGTGCCGGCTGCCACCCGACCGACCTTGGCGGCAGCAGCAGCAACCCGCGAACCGCCCGACCTCACTTCACCAGGTGCTCCGCCGCCGTCTGCGGAGCTTGACGAGCCGCCACCGGATGAACTGCCGCCCATCGCCGGGGCGCTGCCGCCGCCAGAATCGCCCATCGCGGATGCGAGGGAACTGCCGCCGCCCGAGTCACCACCAGAGCCACCGCCGACGCCGCCCGCAGCGGCCATCAGGTCGCCAGTGCCAGAACTGCCACCACCACCGCTTTCGGAGGCGTTGGCTTTCGAGAAGGCCGCCATGAGGGCCTGTGCACCACCCGCCATGTTGGTTGCACCAGCGGCCAGCGCCGCGCCTGCCGTAGCAGCCATTCCTGCTGCACCCATTGCCGCACCGGCAATAGCACCCGCACCGAAATTACCGATGCCCGCCTGGCCAACACCGGCACCGGTGATAACCCCGGACAGTAGTCCCGGAATCTTGGTGACGAGCATCAGCAGGGCGAAGCAGAAAATCAACATCACGCCCAGCTCTTCAAAGTTGAGCACACCCTTGTTCATCTTGGCGTAAAAGGTCGAAAGCAAGTCATTGCCAATGCCGACCAGAAGCACCATAGCGAAGAGTTGCACAGCGACCCCGAGGACGGTCTTGTAGTAGTTGATCGCCATATCCGAAGTCCAACGTGATCCCCCGAAGCCAAGGAAAAATATTCCGGCATACATCAATATCCACGCGGAAACTAATATCAGCAGCATGTTCACCGCAACGGCTGCAAGCAGCAACATGATCCCGGCGCTCAAGGCCGTGCCAACAAAGCTATCAATGGGACTCCAGAGCGACAGGTTGGTGATTGCCTGCTTCCAAATCATGAAGCCGATATCAACAATGCCCGATGGCGTGACCGACGAAACGCCAGAGGCTTGCTCCCCAAGCTGCTGCAAGGA from Bordetella sp. FB-8 encodes:
- a CDS encoding IS5 family transposase (programmed frameshift) translates to MEITPEQFALVEHCLPKQRGNVSMTNLQVVNAMLYVAEHGCKWRGLPKRFGNWHTIYTRMRRWTQSGVLDKMFEQLQREQVVRIKIEAVSLDSTSIKVHPDGTGAPKKNGPQAIGKSRGGWNTKIHMVAADARTAVTFGLSPGQAHDAPEGRRLLASLGATSRPIHLLMDRAYEGNQTRQLALDLGFIPVVPPISTRIEPWEYDREMYKRRNEVERLFRRLKGFRRIFSRFEKLDAMFLGFLSFVLVVDGLRVLC
- a CDS encoding helix-turn-helix domain-containing protein, which encodes MTKRMIEGVEIGTSSGNVFADLGLPNAEKLKIKSGLVIEIIRAVRRLGLTREEAGRRMGIPQPKVSGMMRGDFANLSERKLMDCLSRLGYDIEIKVRPAADPTGQLTLAIA
- the trbL gene encoding P-type conjugative transfer protein TrbL — protein: MKAIKTAALIGTVLMLYSAGAAAQLTNQGMLDQVVTEFATRASSWQTVVLNAATWLFWTLGTISLVWTGGMLILRKADIGDFFAEFVRFILFFGFFLWLLRNGPSFASSIIRSLQQLGEQASGVSSVTPSGIVDIGFMIWKQAITNLSLWSPIDSFVGTALSAGIMLLLAAVAVNMLLILVSAWILMYAGIFFLGFGGSRWTSDMAINYYKTVLGVAVQLFAMVLLVGIGNDLLSTFYAKMNKGVLNFEELGVMLIFCFALLMLVTKIPGLLSGVITGAGVGQAGIGNFGAGAIAGAAMGAAGMAATAGAALAAGATNMAGGAQALMAAFSKANASESGGGGSSGTGDLMAAAGGVGGGSGGDSGGGSSLASAMGDSGGGSAPAMGGSSSGGGSSSSADGGGAPGEVRSGGSRVAAAAAKVGRVAAGTAGNLAQGSWDVAKAKASSMKDTAMDRISETTGGKIAAAIKARDTSEPAFAGDSLSGATDEVSAFVNKTEAGADERGLGSSMPASTGSSDVSPKSVFD